One part of the Tunicatimonas pelagia genome encodes these proteins:
- a CDS encoding MlaD family protein codes for MKLSKEIKVSLLAIVAAVILFLGVRFLKGTEVFSRFNTYYVVYDNIEGLTTSNPVMINGYKVGQVMKIELEQNRGNSLLVTMNIDEKILLGEGATTSLVSSDLLGSKALYLKVGDISQPIDDGDTLRSNVELGIVERVQAQALPITEKLDSTLARVNQILGANDQSDMSNIIGTLVGDTTSVSAAVNNLEGTTRSINDILQQNERGLNATIANLELLTRQLSDPENGVGPLLAKLNQKVDSLQIQSTIEEFEAIAQTLNQITTKMNEGEGSMGKLLNDDSLYTNLNSTARDLDLLLVDFRENPKRYVHFSVFGGGKDKDKKKDGNE; via the coding sequence GTGAAATTATCCAAAGAAATTAAAGTCTCTCTGTTGGCCATCGTAGCGGCGGTCATCCTTTTTCTCGGAGTGCGATTCTTAAAAGGAACCGAAGTATTCTCTCGCTTCAACACCTACTACGTAGTTTACGATAATATTGAAGGGCTCACCACCTCTAACCCGGTAATGATTAACGGCTACAAAGTGGGGCAGGTAATGAAAATAGAGCTCGAGCAAAACCGGGGAAACAGCTTGCTGGTAACAATGAACATCGACGAGAAAATACTGCTGGGCGAAGGAGCCACTACATCGTTGGTCTCCAGCGATTTACTGGGAAGCAAAGCACTGTATCTGAAAGTGGGCGACATTAGCCAACCCATCGACGACGGCGATACTTTACGCTCCAATGTAGAATTGGGAATTGTAGAGCGAGTGCAGGCGCAAGCTCTCCCAATTACTGAAAAACTAGATTCTACTCTGGCTCGCGTTAATCAGATTCTGGGAGCTAACGATCAGTCGGATATGTCCAATATTATTGGCACGCTGGTAGGAGATACCACATCAGTCTCAGCCGCTGTGAATAACCTGGAAGGTACTACCCGAAGTATAAACGACATTCTTCAGCAAAATGAGCGTGGTTTAAACGCTACCATCGCCAATTTAGAATTACTTACCCGACAGCTAAGCGATCCAGAAAACGGAGTTGGCCCACTGTTAGCTAAACTCAATCAAAAAGTAGATAGCCTTCAGATACAATCTACGATAGAGGAATTTGAAGCGATTGCTCAAACCCTCAATCAGATTACTACCAAAATGAACGAAGGCGAAGGCTCAATGGGTAAATTGCTCAACGATGATTCGCTCTACACGAATTTGAATAGTACTGCCCGAGATTTAGACTTATTGCTCGTCGATTTTAGGGAAAACCCAAAACGCTACGTACACTTTTCGGTATTTGGGGGCGGCAAAGATAAGGACAAGAAGAAGGATGGCAATGAATAA
- a CDS encoding transglutaminase-like domain-containing protein — MKDRELKALVALLDDEDYEVLTHVEERIISYGNPIIPFLEQEWEKNFNPNVQRRLEDLIHTLQFESLKARLGKWYSSAEQDLTEGMWIIATYQYPDLSLESIQESLQHIYYDSWLEFKTDAHPYDQVRILNSVLFNKLKFRANNKHFHSPANSMINRVLETKKGNPISLCVVYMLVAQRLKMPIYGVNLPSLFILTYKQDDLQFYINAFSRGLVFKEQDIDNYIKQLKLSPEDMFYQPCQNIDIIRRMLRNLTVSFEKLDEFEKADEVKQLLEIVSDGDILVL; from the coding sequence ATGAAAGACCGGGAACTTAAAGCACTAGTAGCCCTGCTAGACGACGAAGATTACGAGGTGCTTACCCATGTAGAAGAACGTATTATCTCTTACGGTAACCCCATTATTCCTTTTCTTGAGCAAGAGTGGGAAAAAAACTTTAATCCTAATGTACAACGGCGACTAGAAGATCTTATTCATACGCTTCAGTTTGAGTCGCTGAAAGCTCGCTTAGGTAAGTGGTACAGTAGTGCCGAGCAAGATCTGACGGAAGGCATGTGGATTATTGCCACGTATCAGTACCCTGACCTATCGCTGGAAAGTATTCAAGAGAGCCTTCAGCACATTTATTACGATAGCTGGCTGGAGTTCAAAACTGATGCACATCCCTACGATCAGGTACGTATCTTGAATAGTGTTCTCTTTAACAAATTAAAATTTCGCGCGAATAATAAACATTTCCACTCTCCGGCCAACTCTATGATTAACCGGGTATTGGAAACCAAGAAGGGTAATCCTATCTCGCTCTGCGTAGTCTACATGCTCGTGGCTCAGCGTCTTAAAATGCCGATATACGGGGTAAATCTGCCTAGCCTATTTATTCTAACCTATAAGCAAGACGATCTGCAATTTTACATTAATGCTTTTAGCCGAGGGCTCGTTTTTAAGGAGCAAGACATTGATAATTATATTAAACAACTGAAGCTATCGCCCGAAGATATGTTTTACCAGCCTTGCCAGAATATCGATATCATTCGGCGAATGTTGCGTAATCTAACTGTTTCGTTTGAGAAATTAGACGAGTTTGAAAAGGCCGACGAAGTAAAGCAGCTCCTGGAGATTGTATCGGATGGCGATATTCTCGTCTTATAA
- a CDS encoding gluconokinase produces MSLVPIMLGIDVGTTSVKVLAADIEGKNICAEDASYSLHQPQDGYREQNPQEILEAVHQTVKAVISQLNQPITGVSFSTAMHSLLAVDEDGNPITPMLTWADTRSQKYAEELRGTDLGNAIYQKGGAPIHAMLPLCKIAWLRDHQPEIFRQAYKFLSFKEWLLYQWFGEYVVDYSMATATGLFNQETLGWNKDALAFASIDAQQLSQPVPTTYILQGFDSKIVEETDLPKDTPVVVGASDGCLANLYASGLNPKEATLSLGTSGAIRLISQKALPDEQMRIFNYLLTEDYHVLGGPTNNGGIILNWLHQNLYHGKCSYEEVLTKAAQVEPGADTLVCLPYFHGERAPFWNERIQGGYFGVDSDHTVDYFARAALEGVVYNMYSIGQGLEDAAGSFDAIWADGGVTRSDFMVQLIADVFDKPVYVAESHHGVAEGAIMLGSYALELVNSLEEVGRNTEKEQEFTPNSALRSVYQEQYERFCEWAKAVNQQTMKL; encoded by the coding sequence ATGAGCCTGGTACCTATTATGCTCGGTATTGATGTAGGCACTACTAGCGTAAAGGTGCTGGCCGCTGATATCGAAGGAAAAAATATTTGCGCCGAAGATGCTTCTTATTCCTTACATCAGCCTCAGGATGGCTACCGAGAACAGAATCCGCAAGAAATACTGGAAGCAGTACACCAGACGGTAAAAGCAGTTATTAGCCAACTGAACCAACCAATAACCGGAGTAAGCTTTAGCACAGCGATGCACAGTTTACTAGCTGTAGATGAAGATGGGAACCCAATTACTCCCATGCTCACTTGGGCAGATACTCGCAGCCAAAAGTACGCAGAAGAGCTTCGCGGTACTGATTTAGGTAATGCTATTTACCAAAAAGGCGGTGCGCCAATTCACGCTATGTTGCCCCTTTGCAAAATTGCCTGGCTACGTGACCATCAACCGGAGATTTTCAGGCAAGCCTACAAATTTCTGTCATTTAAAGAGTGGCTACTTTATCAGTGGTTTGGCGAATACGTGGTGGATTATTCTATGGCGACTGCTACCGGACTATTCAATCAGGAAACACTGGGTTGGAATAAAGATGCTTTAGCTTTTGCAAGTATTGACGCTCAGCAGTTATCTCAACCGGTGCCCACCACCTACATATTGCAAGGGTTTGACAGTAAAATCGTTGAAGAAACTGATTTGCCCAAAGATACGCCAGTAGTAGTTGGGGCGAGCGATGGTTGTTTGGCAAATCTGTACGCCAGCGGGCTGAATCCTAAGGAAGCCACACTATCGTTGGGTACGAGCGGAGCTATTCGGCTAATTTCGCAGAAGGCTTTGCCTGATGAGCAGATGCGGATATTTAATTATCTGCTTACCGAAGATTATCATGTATTGGGTGGGCCCACCAACAACGGGGGGATTATTCTCAATTGGCTTCACCAGAATTTATATCACGGCAAATGTTCTTATGAGGAAGTACTGACGAAAGCAGCTCAAGTTGAACCCGGAGCCGATACATTAGTTTGTCTACCGTATTTTCACGGAGAGCGAGCACCCTTCTGGAATGAGCGTATCCAGGGCGGATACTTTGGAGTAGACTCCGATCATACGGTAGATTATTTTGCCCGAGCCGCCCTAGAGGGCGTAGTGTACAATATGTACAGTATTGGTCAGGGGTTGGAAGATGCTGCCGGAAGCTTCGATGCTATTTGGGCGGACGGGGGCGTAACCCGTTCGGATTTTATGGTACAACTCATTGCCGATGTGTTTGACAAACCAGTGTACGTGGCCGAAAGCCACCACGGAGTAGCCGAAGGAGCGATTATGCTAGGAAGCTACGCATTAGAATTAGTAAATTCTTTAGAAGAAGTGGGGAGAAATACCGAGAAAGAACAAGAGTTTACTCCAAATTCAGCACTTCGCTCAGTATATCAGGAGCAGTATGAACGCTTTTGTGAGTGGGCAAAAGCAGTGAACCAGCAAACAATGAAATTATAA
- a CDS encoding NUDIX hydrolase, whose translation MEEWDLYDQHRIRTGKVVKRGKIFNPNEFHLVIHVCIINSNNQLLIQQRQPFKEGWENMWDLTVGGSAHAGETSNQAAERELFEEIGYKADLSTIRPVFTVNFNRGFDDYYILKADINLEKLSLQVAEVKRWRWSSFKIGERRHYTTNTTIQKEAKVF comes from the coding sequence ATGGAAGAATGGGATTTATATGATCAACATAGGATTAGAACTGGTAAAGTAGTCAAGCGAGGAAAAATATTCAATCCAAATGAGTTTCACTTAGTCATCCACGTCTGCATCATCAATTCAAATAATCAATTACTGATACAACAAAGACAACCTTTTAAAGAAGGATGGGAAAATATGTGGGATTTGACTGTGGGTGGGAGTGCCCATGCTGGCGAAACCAGTAATCAAGCGGCAGAAAGAGAGTTGTTTGAAGAAATTGGTTACAAGGCAGATCTGAGTACTATAAGACCAGTTTTTACTGTAAACTTTAACAGAGGATTTGATGATTATTATATATTGAAAGCAGACATAAATCTAGAGAAATTAAGCTTACAGGTGGCTGAAGTTAAAAGATGGAGGTGGAGTTCATTCAAAATAGGTGAAAGACGCCACTACACAACAAACACTACCATCCAAAAGGAGGCTAAGGTATTTTAG
- the lipB gene encoding lipoyl(octanoyl) transferase LipB: MLEKNKQVNVQYLGLVDYAQAWDYQEEVFAEIIQTKIVNRKQPDQAKATENYLLFCEHPPVYTLGKSGKESNLLLSSEELAKKGVQYYPINRGGDITFHGPGQLVGYPVLDLDNFFTDIHRYLRMLEEAIILTLADYGIDGGRIAGLTGVWIDYEEQKNPRKICAMGVKASRWVTMHGFALNINTDLQYFDYIIPCGIEGKAVTSLAQELGKPHNMEEVSARLLKHLASLFEMDPIPTSC; the protein is encoded by the coding sequence ATGCTAGAAAAGAACAAACAAGTAAATGTTCAGTATTTAGGCTTAGTGGATTATGCCCAGGCCTGGGATTATCAGGAAGAGGTTTTTGCGGAAATCATCCAGACTAAAATTGTGAATCGTAAGCAACCGGATCAAGCAAAGGCTACTGAAAACTACTTGCTGTTTTGCGAGCATCCGCCCGTGTATACGCTAGGTAAAAGCGGAAAAGAAAGTAACTTATTATTATCGTCCGAAGAGCTGGCTAAAAAAGGAGTTCAGTACTACCCGATTAATCGGGGCGGTGATATTACTTTTCACGGACCAGGGCAACTAGTGGGCTACCCGGTTTTAGATTTAGATAACTTCTTCACCGATATTCATCGTTACCTCCGAATGCTAGAAGAGGCGATTATTCTCACCTTGGCGGATTATGGCATAGACGGTGGGCGCATTGCTGGACTTACCGGAGTATGGATCGATTACGAGGAGCAGAAGAATCCCCGTAAAATCTGTGCGATGGGAGTAAAAGCCAGCCGTTGGGTAACCATGCACGGTTTTGCCCTCAATATAAATACCGACTTACAATACTTTGATTATATCATCCCCTGCGGAATAGAAGGTAAGGCCGTCACCTCACTAGCTCAGGAGTTAGGCAAGCCCCATAATATGGAAGAAGTAAGTGCCCGATTGTTGAAGCATTTGGCGAGTTTGTTTGAGATGGATCCTATTCCGACATCATGTTAA
- a CDS encoding type I phosphomannose isomerase catalytic subunit yields MTELYPLKFRTIYKDKIWGGEKIKTVLGKDFTPLPNCGETWEISGVTGNVSEVAEGALAGKNLQEILKTYQGKLVGEQVYQKYGDEFPLLIKFIDANDDLSIQVHPDDELAQQRHNSFGKTEMWYIMQADEEAQLTVGFNQPMSREKYLDAFEDGKLMSILNEEDVQAGDVFFLPAGRVHSIGKGILLAEIQQTSDVTYRIYDFDRRDDKGNTRELHIEQALDAIDYQEYDEYKTRYEAKENEVTEIVQAPYFVTSRLQFTENTSRDYSGRDSFTIYVCVDGEADIYSDGKSYLIKKGEACLLPASIQHVELVTSEGFTLLESYVPE; encoded by the coding sequence ATGACCGAACTGTATCCACTGAAATTCCGCACCATATATAAAGATAAAATCTGGGGTGGTGAGAAAATTAAAACCGTACTGGGAAAAGATTTCACCCCGCTACCCAACTGTGGCGAAACCTGGGAAATCTCCGGCGTTACTGGTAATGTGTCCGAAGTGGCGGAGGGAGCCTTAGCGGGCAAAAATCTGCAAGAGATTTTGAAGACCTACCAAGGAAAACTAGTGGGTGAGCAGGTTTATCAGAAATACGGTGATGAGTTTCCGCTGCTTATCAAGTTTATCGATGCCAACGACGATCTGTCTATTCAGGTGCATCCCGACGATGAACTAGCGCAGCAGCGGCATAATTCGTTCGGAAAAACTGAAATGTGGTACATTATGCAAGCCGATGAAGAAGCTCAACTCACCGTAGGTTTCAATCAGCCTATGAGCCGAGAGAAATACTTAGATGCTTTTGAAGACGGGAAACTAATGAGTATTCTGAACGAAGAGGATGTTCAGGCGGGTGACGTGTTCTTCCTTCCGGCGGGACGCGTTCATAGTATTGGCAAAGGAATCCTGCTAGCCGAGATTCAGCAAACATCCGATGTTACCTATCGTATCTACGACTTTGATCGGCGAGATGATAAGGGTAATACCCGCGAACTGCACATTGAGCAAGCCCTAGATGCGATTGACTACCAGGAATACGACGAATACAAAACCCGCTACGAAGCTAAAGAAAATGAAGTGACAGAAATAGTCCAAGCTCCTTACTTCGTCACCTCCCGCTTGCAGTTTACCGAGAATACTTCGCGAGATTATTCTGGTCGGGATTCGTTTACAATCTACGTCTGTGTGGATGGTGAAGCGGATATTTACAGTGATGGGAAGAGCTATCTAATTAAAAAAGGAGAGGCCTGTCTACTGCCCGCCAGCATTCAACACGTAGAATTGGTAACGTCGGAGGGCTTTACGCTGTTAGAATCCTATGTACCGGAATGA
- a CDS encoding nitroreductase family protein codes for MATSEDKPFIPYRNPTYEGKALLQRAEEFYQFMNRRRSLRMFSDKPVPKEVIQNIIMTASSAPSGAHKQPWTFCAISSPEVKAKIRQAAEKEEYTNYHGRMSDTWLDDLKAFGTDEHKPFLEIAPWLIVVCKRAYEEYEGEKKNNYYVTESVGIATGFLLTAIHHAGLVALTHTPSPMSFLTKVLNRPTNERPFLLIPVGYPTEDAEVPDIQRKPPEDVIVYYE; via the coding sequence ATGGCTACCTCAGAAGACAAACCATTCATTCCCTACCGAAACCCTACCTACGAAGGAAAAGCATTACTCCAACGAGCAGAAGAATTCTACCAGTTTATGAACCGTCGCCGTTCGCTGCGAATGTTTTCGGATAAGCCTGTACCGAAGGAAGTGATTCAGAATATTATTATGACCGCCTCATCGGCTCCCTCAGGAGCGCACAAACAACCCTGGACATTTTGCGCTATTTCCAGCCCGGAAGTAAAGGCTAAAATTCGCCAGGCGGCTGAGAAGGAAGAATACACCAACTACCACGGTCGGATGTCTGATACCTGGCTAGACGATTTGAAAGCCTTTGGCACTGATGAACATAAACCCTTTCTGGAAATTGCTCCCTGGCTGATTGTGGTTTGTAAGCGAGCCTACGAAGAGTATGAAGGCGAGAAGAAAAATAACTACTACGTTACCGAATCCGTCGGCATTGCTACCGGATTTTTGCTCACGGCGATTCATCACGCCGGTTTAGTCGCCCTGACCCACACACCTAGCCCCATGAGTTTTCTCACTAAAGTACTGAACCGCCCCACCAACGAACGTCCATTTCTACTCATCCCAGTTGGTTACCCGACGGAAGATGCCGAAGTGCCCGATATCCAACGAAAACCACCCGAAGACGTTATTGTATACTATGAATAA
- a CDS encoding FG-GAP repeat domain-containing protein → MAAYQLPCKLFVTLFFGWLLFSCQSPTEVLEPANIDTLSVGYTLSQQYCGNCHQYPEPGLLPKPIWQKYVLPRMGYRSGIYEHDSVRQSLLEAGLGGARVDQARIYPTQPIINQDQWQAIQDYYLDQAPDSLSVAKPEISVGLPDFRVQIPSYRLSPPSTTMVKIHRQQLLVGDANSKSLYQFDDNLNLQRVARTGEGAVYTEVSPEQFLITVMGSFSPTDNPQGKVITLPRTGEGAPFVLLDSLQRPVQTTVADLDQNGLPDLLTCEFGKWLGGLFYYQQQLDGSFQKVTLRQQPGAIAAYVQDINQDGKPDVLALFGQGDEGIFAYINQGEGKFREETILQFPPSYGSSSMLLMDIDKDGDKDIVYTAGDNADYPPILKPYHGIYFFSNDGNYQFKQSWFYPLPGAYRALPADYDQDGDLDIAAISFFPNYQLAPESGFVYLQNEGEMNFSAHTFTESTYGRWLVADTGDLDGDGDLDIALGSLAFEVVPPNGLLAKWVEQGIPFVVLENQIKVK, encoded by the coding sequence ATGGCGGCTTATCAGTTACCGTGTAAACTATTCGTAACTCTCTTCTTCGGATGGCTACTGTTTAGCTGTCAATCTCCTACTGAGGTCTTAGAGCCAGCTAATATTGATACTCTCTCAGTTGGTTACACTTTATCACAGCAGTACTGCGGAAACTGTCATCAGTATCCCGAACCCGGTTTACTACCTAAACCTATCTGGCAAAAGTATGTATTGCCCCGCATGGGCTACCGTTCAGGAATTTATGAGCACGATAGTGTACGCCAATCTTTACTGGAAGCAGGCTTAGGTGGGGCAAGAGTAGATCAGGCTAGGATTTATCCTACTCAGCCTATTATTAATCAAGATCAGTGGCAGGCTATTCAGGATTATTATCTGGATCAAGCCCCTGATTCTTTATCAGTTGCTAAGCCGGAAATTTCGGTGGGTCTACCTGATTTTCGAGTGCAGATTCCCTCGTACCGCTTGTCACCGCCGAGCACCACAATGGTTAAAATTCATCGGCAGCAGTTGTTGGTAGGCGATGCCAACTCTAAAAGTCTGTACCAGTTTGATGATAATCTTAATTTGCAACGAGTGGCTCGAACCGGAGAGGGTGCGGTATACACCGAAGTGTCACCCGAGCAGTTTTTAATAACCGTCATGGGTTCATTCTCTCCTACCGATAATCCGCAGGGAAAAGTCATAACCCTGCCAAGGACAGGTGAAGGCGCGCCCTTTGTGCTGCTAGACAGTTTGCAACGCCCGGTACAAACCACGGTAGCTGATTTGGATCAAAACGGTTTGCCCGACTTGCTGACTTGTGAATTTGGGAAGTGGCTGGGTGGATTGTTTTACTACCAGCAGCAGCTCGATGGTAGTTTTCAAAAAGTTACCCTACGGCAACAGCCGGGAGCCATTGCAGCCTACGTGCAGGATATTAATCAGGATGGTAAGCCTGATGTGTTAGCCTTATTTGGGCAGGGCGACGAAGGTATCTTTGCCTACATCAATCAGGGTGAAGGGAAGTTTCGGGAAGAAACTATTTTGCAATTTCCGCCATCCTACGGTTCTAGCTCAATGCTGCTCATGGACATTGATAAAGATGGCGATAAGGATATTGTATACACAGCGGGCGACAACGCCGATTACCCTCCGATACTAAAACCCTACCACGGCATCTACTTCTTTAGTAATGATGGAAACTACCAGTTTAAGCAGTCCTGGTTTTATCCGCTTCCGGGAGCGTACCGGGCACTTCCGGCGGATTACGACCAGGATGGCGATTTAGATATAGCGGCAATCTCCTTTTTCCCCAACTATCAGTTAGCTCCAGAATCAGGATTTGTCTACTTACAAAATGAAGGTGAGATGAACTTTTCGGCTCACACTTTTACCGAAAGTACCTACGGACGTTGGCTAGTAGCCGACACTGGCGACCTGGACGGTGACGGAGACCTAGATATTGCACTTGGTTCTCTAGCGTTTGAGGTGGTGCCACCCAATGGCTTGCTAGCAAAGTGGGTTGAGCAAGGTATTCCGTTTGTGGTGCTGGAGAATCAGATTAAGGTCAAATAA
- a CDS encoding autorepressor SdpR family transcription factor — MKKLFKALDDPIRREILEMLKEKDLTAGEIAEAFHISKPSISYHLDLLKQADLVFPDKRGQYVHYSLNTSVLDEVISWLMELHQSPKPTSKKQSS, encoded by the coding sequence ATGAAAAAATTATTTAAGGCTTTGGATGACCCCATCCGCCGGGAAATTCTAGAGATGTTAAAGGAGAAAGACTTAACTGCTGGAGAAATTGCCGAAGCGTTTCATATCAGCAAGCCTAGTATCTCGTATCATTTAGATTTACTCAAGCAGGCTGATCTGGTATTTCCTGATAAAAGAGGACAATACGTCCATTACTCTCTCAATACATCGGTACTAGATGAAGTCATAAGCTGGCTGATGGAGTTACACCAAAGCCCCAAACCAACCTCTAAAAAACAATCATCATGA
- a CDS encoding SdpI family protein: MKTLNFLKKDGLALLFLSLPTALTLFFWNQLPEQLTTHWNLAGNADDYQPKSVFLLTTLGTSLITYLILLVVPVIDPKPNAQRIRKPLRFIRLTVMAVLAIMMSSIVLKEVGYTIDMIFIGKVVSIFLFLVVGNLMAKFPPNYFAGIRTPWTLEYPEIWWQVHRFGAKLWVAGSLILLLFVFRLENFAYLILFSAITLVLTLVPVIHSYVLYRKMYQPKSADSD, encoded by the coding sequence ATGAAAACCCTAAATTTCCTCAAAAAAGACGGTCTAGCCCTATTATTCTTGTCGCTTCCTACTGCTCTTACCTTATTCTTCTGGAACCAATTGCCCGAACAGTTAACCACTCACTGGAATTTGGCAGGCAATGCCGATGACTATCAACCAAAATCTGTCTTTCTCCTCACTACACTAGGAACAAGCCTAATTACCTATTTGATTCTATTGGTAGTTCCCGTTATTGACCCTAAACCTAACGCCCAGCGAATCCGCAAGCCTCTCCGGTTTATCCGCCTGACAGTAATGGCTGTTTTGGCCATAATGATGAGCAGTATCGTACTGAAGGAGGTAGGATATACAATTGACATGATTTTCATCGGAAAAGTAGTTTCAATATTTTTATTCTTGGTGGTTGGCAACCTAATGGCTAAGTTTCCTCCCAACTATTTCGCCGGTATTCGCACTCCCTGGACGTTGGAGTATCCTGAAATATGGTGGCAGGTCCATCGATTTGGGGCAAAACTATGGGTAGCGGGTTCACTAATTTTACTGTTGTTCGTATTTCGCCTAGAAAATTTTGCGTACCTAATTCTGTTTTCAGCAATCACTTTGGTGCTTACGCTGGTTCCAGTAATTCACTCCTATGTGCTATACCGAAAAATGTACCAACCCAAATCTGCCGACAGCGACTAG
- a CDS encoding M48 family metalloprotease codes for MRIQRYISYLLIVATSFWLSGCATNPVTGKKELMLMSSNQERAMGEQNDPQITQFFGVYDDKELQQFINQKGQQMAKVSHRPDLAYEFKIVDSPVVNAFAVPGGFIYFTRGIMAHFNNEAEFAGVLGHEIGHVTARHSASQYSKQMLAQVGLVAGMVISPELAQFADAAQQGIGLLFLKFGRDDEKQSDKLGVEYSTKIGYDADEMANFFNTLDRMRGDAGQSVPTFMSTHPDPADRQQKVQQLAQKWKKKTKADNLEVGRNSYLRMIDGMIYGEDPNQGYLEAGVFYHPVLKFQFPTPQGWTFQNTPQQVQMAHKEGRAIMTLSLSQGNSLEEAGQALVQNNNLSVIQSDRGNVNGLPALSILADVQPQQTQGQPQQQQQQQIRLLTYLIQYGGNIYNITGISTQQDFNQFSNTFTNTMKNFAELTDQSKINVQPERISIQEVPRTATLSQTLKSFNMANDRLEELAILNGMQLNEQVQQGMLIKTVTRDNADAFAQDK; via the coding sequence ATGAGAATACAGCGATATATATCTTACCTATTGATTGTAGCTACTAGCTTTTGGCTATCCGGTTGCGCCACTAATCCGGTAACTGGCAAGAAAGAATTGATGCTCATGTCTAGCAACCAGGAGCGAGCAATGGGTGAACAGAATGATCCGCAGATCACCCAATTTTTTGGAGTCTACGACGATAAAGAGTTACAGCAATTTATTAATCAGAAAGGTCAGCAAATGGCGAAAGTTTCGCACCGCCCTGACCTAGCCTACGAGTTTAAGATTGTAGATTCTCCGGTAGTAAATGCTTTTGCCGTGCCCGGTGGTTTCATCTACTTTACCCGAGGCATTATGGCGCACTTTAACAACGAAGCCGAGTTTGCCGGAGTTCTTGGCCATGAGATTGGTCACGTAACCGCTCGCCACTCAGCTAGCCAGTACAGCAAACAAATGTTGGCGCAGGTTGGCCTGGTGGCCGGAATGGTGATCTCCCCTGAACTAGCCCAGTTTGCCGATGCTGCTCAGCAAGGAATTGGACTACTCTTTCTCAAATTTGGTCGCGATGATGAAAAACAGTCGGATAAACTGGGAGTAGAATATTCCACCAAGATTGGTTACGACGCTGATGAAATGGCAAACTTCTTTAATACGCTAGACCGAATGCGGGGCGATGCCGGACAAAGTGTACCCACATTCATGTCAACCCACCCCGACCCGGCTGATCGTCAGCAGAAAGTACAGCAGTTGGCTCAAAAGTGGAAGAAGAAAACCAAAGCAGATAACCTAGAAGTAGGTCGTAACTCCTATTTACGCATGATTGATGGAATGATTTACGGCGAAGACCCGAATCAAGGCTACTTGGAAGCGGGTGTATTTTACCATCCGGTACTCAAGTTCCAGTTTCCTACCCCACAGGGTTGGACTTTCCAGAATACTCCTCAACAAGTGCAAATGGCGCATAAAGAAGGGCGAGCCATTATGACGCTTAGCCTTAGTCAAGGTAACTCACTAGAAGAAGCTGGGCAGGCATTAGTTCAAAATAATAACTTATCAGTTATTCAATCAGATAGAGGTAATGTCAACGGATTACCCGCACTATCCATCTTAGCCGATGTTCAGCCTCAGCAAACTCAGGGTCAACCTCAGCAGCAACAACAGCAGCAAATTCGCCTGCTAACGTACCTAATTCAGTACGGAGGAAATATCTATAACATTACGGGAATTAGTACTCAGCAGGATTTTAATCAGTTCAGTAACACATTTACTAATACTATGAAGAACTTTGCCGAGCTTACCGATCAGAGTAAGATTAATGTCCAGCCAGAGCGGATTAGTATTCAAGAAGTACCTCGCACAGCTACGCTATCGCAAACGCTCAAAAGCTTCAACATGGCGAATGACCGTTTAGAAGAACTAGCTATACTGAACGGTATGCAACTAAACGAACAAGTTCAACAAGGTATGCTAATTAAAACTGTCACTCGGGATAATGCCGATGCCTTTGCCCAAGACAAATAA
- a CDS encoding VOC family protein: MSQKIVGITLVVADYDEAITFYTEKLGFVLLEDTPLSETKRWVRVAPPGDQSFHLLLAKAANEEQKKYVGHQTGGRVFLFLHTDDFWYDYEFMKSKGVEFVRPPKEEPYGTVAVFADLYGNLWDLIEPASKKS, from the coding sequence ATGTCCCAGAAAATTGTTGGTATTACCCTAGTAGTAGCCGATTACGATGAAGCCATTACCTTTTACACTGAAAAGCTGGGCTTTGTTTTACTAGAAGATACCCCACTAAGTGAAACCAAACGCTGGGTACGGGTTGCCCCACCCGGCGATCAATCATTCCATCTACTACTGGCGAAAGCTGCTAATGAAGAACAAAAGAAGTACGTCGGCCACCAAACCGGTGGGCGCGTATTCCTCTTTCTGCATACTGATGACTTCTGGTACGATTACGAGTTTATGAAATCAAAAGGAGTTGAGTTCGTCAGACCACCTAAAGAAGAACCCTACGGTACAGTTGCTGTATTTGCGGATCTCTACGGTAACTTATGGGACTTGATAGAACCTGCCTCAAAAAAATCATAA